The genomic interval AAGGCCCTGGAACGGGCGCCCCACCGCCTGTTTGGCAACAAGTCCGTGGAAGATCGAGTGATTGTGGAATGGGCCAAGGATTTCAAGGTGGCCCAAGATGCGCTTCATTTCCTGACCCACGAGCTCACAACCTGGACCGAGACATggaagaagctgctggactcGCAGGCGGACTTTGCTACCGTCTTCGCAGAGCTGTACAGACCCATTGTCGAGGACAAACACAACTTTAAGGAACCCCAGGTGACGCCAAAGTCCGTGTTGGCGTACGTGACCGACTACGAGCATCTGGCTCAGGATCTGGCTGTGGCGCTGCTGCCATTGACCGAGAGCCTGTGCTCAGTAGCCTGCGACCGCATCAACACGGTCCGGTCTCAATTGGAGTCCATTGAGAAACGCCTAACCAAACGAGCCCACAAAAAGATTGACTACGATAAGGCGTCCGAGTCGCTACAcaaggccatcaagaagagcaCAAACTCCGAAAAGGATAAGCTGCATATCGACACTCTTCAGGCCCGATTCGACGAGGCCACGGAAATCTTCATGGCCATTGATGGCGAGGTAAGAACCCAAGTGCCTCAATACCTGGCCATGCTCTCAGAGTTCCTGAACCCCTTCACTACCTGGATCTTCTACCAGCAGATGACCATCtacgagctgctgcaggagaAAATCCTCGAATTCAGTGTCACCCAGGGTCTTACTGAGTGCTCCTCGGTGCACCCCCAGAGCGAATCGTTCCGAGAGATCTCAGAATGCTGGAGAGACCGGTTCCCTGATCCCCTGAACCGAGCGGAGGAGGGACTCAAGACGatccgaggaggagagacTGTGAAGACAGACTACGACGACTGGGACAGTGAAAAGCACTTCTACACCGGAGAGCGTCACGCACAGTTCTTCGAAAAAGCCAAGGATGACATTACGGCAACCACCATGGGCCTTGTGGATAAGGCCCAGAAGCCGTTCCATCACGACAAGCCTGTGCTGTTCTCGTCGGATCAGGGTTTGTTCCAGGGTGAAGCTGACCCTCTTGGATTGATAGGAGGAGACTCTAGCTTGACTCCCGTGACGTCCTACGATGGAGGGTCGGGTACCAAACTCACCCCTCAGTTGACGCCACAGAGCTCGCCTCTCAAACAAACCCATTCCCCTCTCAAGACCCCAGCGTCACCAATAACTCGACGGTCTCGAGCGTTTTCTAACCTCTCCAACGTGTCAACGTCCACTAACGCCAACTCCGGCCCTACTCCCATCACATGTCGCCTGGAGGAAAGATATCCCAGTGACGTGACTCGTCGTGCTCGTGCGTGGTCTTCTTCGTCCGCCAGAGCACTATCGCCTCATCACATGACCCTTGAAGAGGTGCGTAAGAGTTGGGCTCCTGAAGGCGAGGACGTGGAGATGctcaacgaggaggagtcggGGACTCCATCGTTCGGCTCTGTGATTGCATTGTTCCCGTTTTCAGGCCAGCAACCTGGAGACGTGGCGTTCGAGAAGGGCGACactctcaagctgctgtaCAACGCTGAGAATGAGGATTGGTGGGTGGGACAGACCAAGGATGGACGCTACGGCTTCTTTCCCCGAAACAGAGTCGGAATGGTGTAGGTCTCCGCTAGTGTGGATTCGACCTAGATAGTAGATGATGACGAAGTAGATGCATAATGGATAAGATTGGTAGGAAAAGAGACTTTGAACAGTACGTAGGTTGTTGCTGTCTTGGATCATAGATGATCATTAGTGCTGCAGTAGTGTCGCATTGGTGCTTTTCTGGTAGATTACAGTTGGAGATTTGTATCTGGTATTAAAGCTTGCGAGACCACACTGCATGTGGTTCTGAAGCCGTTCGAGAAGTGCAACGTCATTACGTAGTTGAATGTATCGACAAGTGCGGTCATCTTCCCATTCTGGAgctttcttcttcttctcatcgCCTTCCATCTACAAGGAGAGCTGTTTCTCTGATGGGGACAGTGACCTCCACAACAGTAGATGAATGGATGGACCCATGTATCTTATTGTCTTTTTCGTTTTCGCCGCCTTTGCTATATATTTAAGCGCTTTTCTTTATAACAAGCGTAGTGGCTCCAAAAcactttttcttgtttgGCACAACCGTTGTTGTCGAGTTGAGTTTCACTGAGTAGCAGACTCCAACATATACATTTAGGAGCTCCAGGACGAAAATGTGAGGATGGGAACTTCAGAAATGTGATATTTTACATTTTTTCGTACCATCTTTCCATTTGCTACCATTTTGTTCTTGAGGCTATGAATCTTAAGGGGGGCAAGTATGAAGGGAACGTTCAATTCAAATATCACAGCACACAAATGCATAATAGTGGCATATACCATTCAGAAAGATTGCCAAGAGTTGAATAATGTAACCTTTGTTCTTTCTAGTGCAAAAGTAACCTTTTAGATATCTCTTAGGGTCTCTGATTATTGAGCCAGAGCTGCAAACCAGTCTCCTCTGACATTTTCATCAGTAGTTTAAAACATGATATTCTTTTCTCATGCAGTCAGGACAGTGCTCATATAATGAATTTCTTGGGTATTTATTACTTCGTTAAACAAGAATTTGAAGTCCCCACGATGTTTCCTTCATTCTGCTTTCTGTTATGTAAattgctgttgttgacaCTAGTGCACTATCATGTCTCATGTAGCACCCCATTTTGCGCCTGCAAGTTTTTGAAGTCAGCGGTTTCGAAACCTACAATCCCACCTATAGGAACCCTTTCAGTAGCGACTCTGTCTATAACATTCTTTCCCAGACTCTCACGacaacctacaagtagagccGGAATATCAGAACCAACAATGTGCCAGGTACAAATATCCAGGTCTGGCTTGTGTATCATCTTGAACAAGTCAGGAAAATCGAAGTAGAAGTCGAAATAAATgaatatttatttatatattgtaGCCTGAATCAAGTAGTTGAAGCCGTGCCAGTTTCGAATGAGACTTACtctcctacaagtagggtTGATGACTACTGCACTCACCACTTCCCCCTTCTCAATGATCTCTCTAAAGCATAACTATGCTCCATGAACCTGGTTCGATGGCGGCAAGTATACATTTTTACCAGTCTTCCTATGTCGCTTTCACAGCACCCTGATGGCATTatctgtcacgtgatagtCACTTCCCCAGATTGTAAAATATGCTTTAGGTTCATGGGTTGGAGACAGGTTAGGAGCCTTTCTACAACATTTCACTTTAATATGTTCAAACTTGAACCCCTTtcatcaactacaagaCTCTTATACTCGTTGCAATCGGCACTTCTCTAACCAAGAAACCTCGGTACGCCGTTTTAAGGGTCTTTCTCAATGTCCTACCACGTTAACCATATAGATCTCTCTCCAATCGCAATCACCGACTACCCAAGTGTAAATCAGTAACCAGGAGCTGACTTTGTGTTTTCTCGTAGCACATAGCACAAGTAAAGACGTATGGAACTGCCTCAGAAGGGTTTCCATCGGTCGCAACTTGCGATTGGCTTTAAACTAGGTTCGTCGGATGACAACGCTTATGTGAAGTAAACTGCGCCGATACCCTAAGAGATATTTTCGGTCCGATGAGATACCTTACAAAGACCGCTAGATTtaattacaagtaggtCTGATATCCGAAGAAAAGGAAGAGGGGCCGTGTCTGCATCAACGACGGCAGTCTCCTGCAGGGGTCTGCTGGTTAATCCAAACGCAACCAAGTGCCGATATCCGTGAAACAGGCTGTTAACGGCCAGGTATATACGAAGAACAATGAGCTTCTTACTTAATCTCTATCGCACCATTGTTTTGATTCGAGGCCCGAGAACTCGCCGAGACATGAGAGGGTGGGGTGCAACTCCATGAAACACTGATGGCAAGGTACGGTAGACGCCCAAGACACAGTGGAGAGACTGCAGTGCAGGAGCACTGCCACGAATCTCGATAAGGTCGCGTTTCAAAAATGTGACATCggggtggaggaggtctATCAAAGGTTCTGTATATCTCAAGCCGTTTAATGGGCTTCTAGAGGAGCTTCTAGAAGGGTTCGATAATATACTTAAACGCGATGAGAATTCTCGCAAACGCCTAAAGTATTTGGCACGCATATtgcaactacaagtactacaaTCCCACTGGTCGATACACGAGATTTAGGGCACTGTGATCAGTCATAGCAAACATCTATGCCTTCGATCAAGCCTATATATATCATAGAAACGGCTATTAAGGGTACCTGCATGCATTTGGCCTAGTCATGGTACTACGTATGGACCCATCTACGTAGTTTATTCGTACAGAACCATGCCCAActaactacaagtacatcgATCCACCACGTATCGAATACGCTTGCATACCAGCTGCCGTATCGTCTTTTCAAACCGGGCCAAAGCTACAGGTTGGTTCTACTGTTTTTCGCTCAACGTTTGGCTAGTCTCAAACCCACCATGGTGGTGCGGTAGTCTAGGTACGGGCACTAGCATACGACGAGATTTGGTACGATAGGGTCTTCGTTTGGAAAGACGGAAAGTGACGTCAGCGAAAATCCTAGAGGCATAAACGCTGTGAATACTCTCTACCCCGGTCTACGGATCTTCTGCTCACTCGAACTCTCCCCAAACGTACGAGAAGACAGATACATACACTTTTGAGTGTCCACTAGCGCGGAATGGTAACTCAATGTCGTTTCTTTTGTCCACTTGTTTCTCCTGTGCATGGTCCATGTTCATTTTGTGAACTGAATACGTTTTTAAAAATCGAATTTGAAATTAGGCGAAAGAACTGCGAGAGCTCTGGTGGGGTCATGTTGCCATTCTAACAGCATTGGTCGTCCCAATTATCAATATGGACTGTCTTTACCATGGCGTCCAATCTGAACAccatgtacagtagcgtCCCAACAGTGTTCCGGAACTATCTACACACGGCTGAGACACATTACGTGATAAAAGACGGCGTGTACGGACATGAGCACTTTGCCCCTTTTAAAGTCTTGCTACCATCAGCCCAGACTGTAACCCCAACCTCATGTGTCTGAAAGAGTCTTGACTTCGCCCACGGAGACCCTGAGGAGTTGAACAATCGAGTCTACGGTGCAGTGCATTAGTGTGGGAATAATCGCGCCAAAATCCAAGCCAACCACTTCCCGCGTGTACTAAGATCGTATTTTCCACTTGAGCGTCGTCATAATCGTCTTAAGGCTGGTTCTCGTCAACATGTTGGAGCACAATCTGCCGGAAGCAAGAATTTCAACGCCCTGTAGCAAGGGTTGGTCCTGTGATAATCAACAGACAAATTATGATCAGCTAGATTAGGACAAAGAGGGTCCCTTGATTGGTGTTTGTTGGGAATGGCGCATTCTGTTTAACAGCAATCTTTTACGAGCGTCTGGAGACCGACGGAGTGAGTTCGCGGATGCGCATGTCTTGATGACATTACTGGAATGAATCCTAGACGTGAAGAAGCCTGGACCTCAATTGAGAGAAGATATACAGTGATGATCAAGCCGAATGGTTTTCTATATACTTCCAAGTGAGCCATTTCAGTGAACAATTGAGACCTTCGTAGGTTTGGGGTAAATGCTTTTTCAGTTTCATATAACCTAGCTTGTTTGTGCACTAATTATTTCAAAATGGAAGAGAAATAAAAAGTCAGACAAAATTCCACTAGTGTACAAAGAATGcgtttttttattattcaCTTTGGATATCTAATCCATAGAAACGGCTACACTTTGTCTTTAATCACCGCTAAGGATTGCCCCATTGATCCCACTACTTTCCATCTCGCGAGGCTGAATATTACTCCGATCGTGACGGGGAGTTCGAATCCCTAATCTACGATTCTAGGTGTATCTATAAATCAAGTACTTGAGTCTGTAGCTCCATTCCTTCTCCGTTGAAGATGTTTGTCATATCATGCACAATGCATACCCTTTGTCACCCTAAACTGGGGATCATTTACAAGATTCTGAATAATATTTATACAGAAATTACGTAAAGCTGCTTCAGAATCCAATCTCTTTATCTCCAAAAGCATACGGCTCGTCCTTTAACCATCGTTTGCTGTCTACAGTGTACCAACCAATCCCATGAGTTTATCTTACGAGCATGCGTACAAGACAGGGCAGattagctacttgtagtatgcAGACTAGGTATACCGGCTCGTGCAGGATATATCGTCCACATGCGCACATGCCGTACATAAAATTATCTCACTTCCCTGCTAGGGGGGTTATGCGCACATCCATCCAGTTGTGAAATTCCACTATATACTTAACGCTATTTACTGCCTGAACTATCGGCCATCCTATCTATACATAGAATAATGCTTCTCCTGTCTCAATCTATGCTCAACTTGATTCAGAACCCACTCCGGATACACTTCCTCCACGGTCATGGGGTTCTCGTCGCGCAAGACTAGTTCCTcatgcttcttctgctcgtCCTTGGTCATGACAACCACATTCTGCAGGTTAATAGGGCCCTCCTTTCTCCATCGCGAAAGCGACAGTCGCGAACATTCGCCTGAAATTACggacttgttcttgtataCCTCCTCGACAAGATAGCCGACGTCGGCTGAGTCAAAAGGAGCCGCAATTCGAATACCGTTTTCTCCGGTTCGACGCTTACTTTCCCGAGCCAGCTGGCCAACCAAGGTCTGCTGAATCTGGTCGTAGGCCTTGGGCTTGTGTCGGCTTTGAGTGACAATGTATTCAGGAATGCTGGCGTAATCCCCGATAGATGTAAGCACATGGGTGGCCATGGAGAGTCCAAAAATGGCAGGTAGGGAGCCCAGGACAGGCAGAATCCGCACACGGTACTGGGGTAGAACGGATAGCTCACCGACAGTTGTCTCGTTTTCCTCGTTCTTCTTTTCAAACTCAGAATCTTCCAAGGGAAGCAGTTTGGCTTCTCCTGGCTTCTCAGTCGAAAAGATCACAGGAATACCTTCGTAGACACCGAGCTTTCGAAGCTTGACTCGAGTGGCCTTGGAAAGGGGATCCTCGGCAGTCTGGGAGATGTCGGCAATACGGACTTGGGTGAAATCACTCTTGCATCCCGCACCCATGGACGAAATGACCTTGATATCACGGGACTTGCAGAAATGCAGCAGGTCCACCTTGGCGTCAATGTTGTCGATGCAGTCCAGCACCCAGTCGGGCTTGTCGCCGTTAACATAGATAAGTCGTTCGGCCATCTCAGTGTATTCTTGCTCGCTCTTACTCAGCTTGGCAGGCACCCACAGGTCCTGGACAGCCTCGATGTTGGCCCAGGGGACGACTCCGCTAAAGTACTGCTTCACAGACTCCACCTTGGGGATACCAACATGGGTTCTGCTGGCGGTGGCATGTCTGTTAAGAGACGAGAGAGTCACCTGGTCAAAGTCCACCAACCGCACGTTTCCAACACCAGATCGAAGCAGCATGGTAGCGGCCCAAGAgcccactcctccagcacccACGATAACCACCGAGGACTTTCGAATCACCTCCAGTCCGTCGTCACCGAAGAACACACGGGATCGCGCAAGCTGTTCAAGAATCAGCTCTTCCTGCTCGTCGTCAGAGGGAGCCAGGAAGGGCTTTGAAGCAGATGTGGATTTCGACGCTGACTCAGCAGGTTTTTGTGTTCGCACGTCGTCGTAGAAGTTGGGATTGCATTTTGTAAAGGTCAGCACGCAGGCGGTCGCCAGCGAACTGAGTGCAGCCGCCAGAGCCACCGTGGTCCAGCCGGGTTTGGACATTATGTGATGTTTGGTGTACAGATGGCCTGTGAGCTGATGTTCTGATCTGTAGTCATGCAGGTTTTTTTAGAGTTTGGAGACCGCGCTTGTGAGTAGGAGGAGTGTtggaagagagagaagagatatGAGGTGGCTGGGGAGGACATAGAAGGAAATACTTGCTTTGACTGATTATTAGTTGAGATTAAGAAGCATGCCGAGTTTTGTGGTTTGTTAACGTGATACTAGTATTATTTCTCATATAACTCGCTTAATAAACTTGGCATAATAATATAAATTGGGTCGTATAATTCAGGAGATTCTCGTGCTTCATTTAATATACTGTAATAACTGTGGTATTTCCAGAAatgtggtgttgtgttgtgaCCAGACCACCTTCACCTCAACTGTCGACGATCTATATCTCTAAATAATTTTATGAGTCGAGCAAGTGGATCAGGAGATGGAAAATAACCGTATGTGGGTACGAAGGCAGTACATGCACTGAGTTACTCTTGGTTGCTCTCGGTAAACGGTGATATATACAGAAGCGGTTTGGGTACGAGCTCCTCACCTGTATCGTTTGAGTGGAGTCTCAGACGGtccgactacaagtaggcaCCTTGGTTCGATCTCGTATATATACAGGCTGACAATGGCATTATTAGGGATTTGGGGATGACAAAATAGCGAGGTGAAGcttggtacttgtacagtacaagtacttttaATGTGAGAACGCTTTGACAGCCTCGTGATCGGTGGATGGAGAGCTCCAtcgtatttttttttgttgtcgACGCTAGTTTAGTTCTCATTGTACATTAGTGCCATCGTTTGAGCAGCTACACacttgtgtgtgtgtgtagaATATAATTTTCATCAGGGGACAATAGCCTGGTTTTCCAAGGATTGGGACCACGTATAAAACCATGCAGTCCCAAATCAGGTGTCGATCGCGGGTATGTCTCAGGGAACTCTGAGTCTTTTGGGTTAGTAGGCGCGCTCCGCTTCTTCCTTTTCCCTTTTGCTTTTGGGGACACTGCACTACTTTTTGAACTCAGTTGAAACGGTCGACATGGACGGACATAGGATCACGGCCATTATGCAAAGCGTGGGCAGTGACGTGTGGCCGCTCCGGCTGTGCAGAGGCTGAAAGGCACATCGTGGTGGAGGGAGAGTTCTTCCGGGCCATTTCTTGTTGGTCCGAGATGAAGCAAATCTCCACGATACGGGCTTAGGAGGAGCATAGATGCAATTTATGGGTCTGCACCACTAGGCTCTGCTTGTAGGTatcttgtactgtagaccGTACGATACAGTTAGTTGAAGTCATACAAATCACAAATAATTACAACCGTGCAAGAAACCAGTTACACTTTGGCTAGCGAAGCCCTAACAAACTGGCTCCCTCGATGATGTCTCAAGAGTACAGCACCGCTGCCGTTCCTGTGCCTCCAAGGTAGCGTTAACGTTGCGCAGCTCCATCGTTTGCAGTCTGCTTGTCTGGTGTTTGAGCATAAAGCTTTGCAGTACAATGGACACGAGACAATAAAAGTCAAAGATGCGTGGCTGGGAACCAGGTGGACTGTGGTTCGGTACGATACCGGCACCCTAAGTAATGGCGCGAAGCGCACCAAAGAAAGACGTTGTGTGGTCTTTTCTGGATCCCCTGTGTGGACCATTGACACGGCTTTGGTAGGTCTTTCGGTGGCCACACGTCAACCCAACATGGCACGATGATCGTGATGTGGGAACATGTCAACGTCAGAGCTCAGAGACGTGATTGTGGACTGATACGGCCCTATGGGTCCTTTTGTGTGATGCAGGGCCACTTGATAAGCGCGAGACAGGCTGGAAATGAAGCAGTATCGTCTTGCCAACACGAACGGACCGTTTCGATGCAGTACGACGACAAGGTCTGCGAATACGATGTATGAAGAATGCGGTAATAACAATGTCCGCTCCGGGAAGTAATAGCAAGAGGGTGAGCAGCGATATGTATAGACGCGAAACGTGGACAATTGCAGGCAATTGCAGTCCGTTGTGACCGAGTGCAAGCAGTTGCACCTCTTCCATGTTCACTAGTCTACTGTATCTGACATCTGCTTGTTTGTTAATTCCACCGGTTAACCCCATCCAGCTCGATCTTAAAGGACACAGTTCGGAGTCTCAGCGGTCTCAGCGGAAAAAGCAACGACCTATAGATTGAGCTTGAGTTGAGAAGTGTTTGACTCCGTCCTGTCCAACagaggagaagcagaaaaacacaaaagaGGACAAGACGAAAACCTAGTCGCACTCACGAATACGTGCCCACAGAGTTGGTCGGTCACATGAGATGCTCATAGGAATAAATGCTGGGAAATTACTCTCAGAGATGAGTAATACGGCCTTTGAACAGGAGAAGAGACACAGCTGGCCCCATCCAATAGTGACAGGTGCTCTCAGGGCTCAACCCAATCTCATGCTACTAGCTCTTAGCCGGGTCTAAGTGGTGAGGCAGAAGCCACTAATGCTCTCTTGGTAGCCACTAAAGGCGGCGTTAGACACCGTCGAGTAGTTATAGCTGTTATTATTTATAGTGGGCCGGCTTTGGCCGATTCGGCTGGATCCTCCCATCGCCGGATCCGAGCGTTGTAACTGGACGCGGGGGATAAATAAGCGACGCGACGCTCTCTATTTGTAGCAGATAAAGGCCCGTGCCAGCATCTCCAACGGCCAACTAGTCCAAGTT from Yarrowia lipolytica chromosome 1F, complete sequence carries:
- a CDS encoding uncharacterized protein (Compare to YALI0F19778g, some similarities with uniprot|P39743 Saccharomyces cerevisiae YDR388w RVS167 reduced viability upon starvation protein) codes for the protein MRHLLKFAYTLSNHSSPPESPGTKPVTRTATLPQPLQMTSYLRGTRKALERAPHRLFGNKSVEDRVIVEWAKDFKVAQDALHFLTHELTTWTETWKKLLDSQADFATVFAELYRPIVEDKHNFKEPQVTPKSVLAYVTDYEHLAQDLAVALLPLTESLCSVACDRINTVRSQLESIEKRLTKRAHKKIDYDKASESLHKAIKKSTNSEKDKLHIDTLQARFDEATEIFMAIDGEVRTQVPQYLAMLSEFLNPFTTWIFYQQMTIYELLQEKILEFSVTQGLTECSSVHPQSESFREISECWRDRFPDPLNRAEEGLKTIRGGETVKTDYDDWDSEKHFYTGERHAQFFEKAKDDITATTMGLVDKAQKPFHHDKPVLFSSDQGLFQGEADPLGLIGGDSSLTPVTSYDGGSGTKLTPQLTPQSSPLKQTHSPLKTPASPITRRSRAFSNLSNVSTSTNANSGPTPITCRLEERYPSDVTRRARAWSSSSARALSPHHMTLEEVRKSWAPEGEDVEMLNEEESGTPSFGSVIALFPFSGQQPGDVAFEKGDTLKLLYNAENEDWWVGQTKDGRYGFFPRNRVGMV
- a CDS encoding uncharacterized protein (Compare to YALI0F19800g, similar to uniprot|P36101 Saccharomyces cerevisiae YKL027w, similar to Saccharomyces cerevisiae YHR003C and YKL027W; ancestral locus Anc_2.527), producing MSKPGWTTVALAAALSSLATACVLTFTKCNPNFYDDVRTQKPAESASKSTSASKPFLAPSDDEQEELILEQLARSRVFFGDDGLEVIRKSSVVIVGAGGVGSWAATMLLRSGVGNVRLVDFDQVTLSSLNRHATASRTHVGIPKVESVKQYFSGVVPWANIEAVQDLWVPAKLSKSEQEYTEMAERLIYVNGDKPDWVLDCIDNIDAKVDLLHFCKSRDIKVISSMGAGCKSDFTQVRIADISQTAEDPLSKATRVKLRKLGVYEGIPVIFSTEKPGEAKLLPLEDSEFEKKNEENETTVGELSVLPQYRVRILPVLGSLPAIFGLSMATHVLTSIGDYASIPEYIVTQSRHKPKAYDQIQQTLVGQLARESKRRTGENGIRIAAPFDSADVGYLVEEVYKNKSVISGECSRLSLSRWRKEGPINLQNVVVMTKDEQKKHEELVLRDENPMTVEEVYPEWVLNQVEHRLRQEKHYSMYR